The following is a genomic window from Miscanthus floridulus cultivar M001 chromosome 14, ASM1932011v1, whole genome shotgun sequence.
TTTATCTCCTCTACCTTAATGCGAATTCCAAGTGTTGACAGTTCATCAAATCTCGTTTCTTTGTTCTGCTTTCAAAGGAGTTGGGAGGCTCTGGAGCTGCGATCAGCCAACCATGATCAGCTGCCGGCTGCCGCGACGACGACGAGGCCCAATGCAATCTGTGTCCATCCACACCTTGACTTGCAGAGCTGCAGCAGTTGCTGCTCCTCATGGGTGCAGCAAGTGCAATTCAATGCCTGCCAGGAGTCAGATCTGGAGGAGGAGAACCCTCCATCTCCATGTGCTCCCAATCCAACATCAATAGATATAGGATCAGGTAGTATATTACTCTGCTGCTACAAGAAGAAGGTGGTGGTGGTTCAGTTGAGCCCATGTCCCATTGCCTCAGTCGCTGCCAGCTCAGCGGCTTTTCCGATTTACTTGTTCTTGCACTTGATCAAACATTTTGCTTGGAAAAGAAATCTTGTGTTTTGTTTCTCTCAACCGTTCAAGGACCACTGGACGCGTGCATGCATACCAGTGGCGGGTCGTGAAGTGTTTAGTATTTGTTGCCCCGTATTTCattttcatcttcttccatagctTTCAAAGTTTCAGCACGGATATACAATGTATATGTATCATGTGCTTTCGCCTCTCGTGGCCTGTTCAACTGGTATTAAAGCAGGTTGATAAGctgctgaagctgttttgttgtgagagaaaaatactgtagattctaattGATAAGCCGGCCGATAAATTCTGACATTATTTTCaacgcatatatatatacactagtATAAGAGACCACCAAAGAGACAGGTCGATCTGGACTCGTCTCATGTGTAAAACAGGAGTGACCCGGAGTGCATGAAAAGGAGGCACACGACGCAGATTCGGCACACCGTCCTGCGTTTGCCGTAGACAAGACGACATCTCTCGAGTGGTTCCAAGTATTGTTGTCGAAGATTTGAATGTGCTGCAATCTTAGGAAGGTCCGGGTCTAATATATGAACTCCCGGCCGACGTGCTACAGTGGGCTGTGGCGCGAGGGGCATGCAGGCTTCTCTGTGGCAACAGTAACATAATAAGTATAAGATACAgtcagtggcggacccaggatttaAATCCAGGGTATGCCTAACAAATAAGTTTGAAATTTGCATAAATAACAATACAAATTCTTTAGCTGTAATATAAGGTCTTACAAAAAAATACTAGAAGATTGCAATACTAGTCTGCCAACGCATACAACAAAGGGATTTGATTTTTTATTACCTCCGAGCGACGGCGAGCAGCTCTAGCTCCGCAGCTGCCAGGGGGAGCGGGTGCCGCCGGCCGCAGCCCGCAGCGGGAGCGGGGCGGCGTTGCCGCGTGGGGCACGCCGGCGACGCGAGCGTCCGTGCGGGCAGCGGGGGGAGGCCGGAGGTGTGGCCGCGTGGGCCGGTGGAGCGGGTGGCCTGGCGGCGAGCGCAGTGGCAAGCGGCGGTGCGAGCGGCCGCGTGGGCGAGTGGCGCGACGCAATTCTATGTCCGTCGATTCGCGGAATCGGTCGAAGCACGAAGCTGCTGGCGGCTGCCCTACCCCTACGGTGGATTTGGGGGAGTGGGGAAGTGAGTGGGAAGGCTAGATGGGCCATGGGCCGTCCAGATAGGCGTGGCCTGTGGGCTGCTTTCATTTACACGTGAATTACAGCAATAAAATGGCAAAGAAACGCAATTTTAACACCTTAACTATATTATACATACATATACCTCTAAAAACTATTAAAATTTTGCCCAAAAATGTAGGGTATGCCCGGGAATTTCAGAGTTTCAGTCCGGATATATGATGCATATATGTATTATGTACTTTCGCTCTCCTTAAAGCTAATTAACATGGCCGCTTCAGTGTAAGTCCTGACATTTTCAACGCATCATTACGTAAAACATGGCACAGCTGCGTTTTAATTTTCACATGCAAGAAAAAAAGATAAGGGCGCAAATTAAAAAGGCGCAGCGTGAAGAAAGAATACCAAAATTCAACGCCGCGAAGTAGTGCCTCATCACTTTCAGATAGTGTGGTTGCTGGCTGGCCGGTTGGCAAAGTACTAGCAgcctgtggcttgtcgtaaacgatcgtaaattttcagtcggaacaatatttttctctcacacaaaccagtcagcagtacttcttcacgaaccagcaacgatacgaaccagccaaccgaacaggctgtagagGTCCGTCGTCAGTCGATCAGTGGCCATCACCTACCCTAGTTTTTTTTTGGCTGCTACTAGGAGCAAGATTTGAAAGGTACTACAGCAAATGAAGGTCAAAACGGTGTGCTTAGATACAAACAAAGACAGCTTTATTAGCCAAATAAAATAAGGTCGTACTTATATTAGAGAAATAATCAAATGAAGAACATGCTCATATATCATCATATGTGATAACTGAATATAATAAATTCAGAATATGTGATGGATTCAGAGCCCCTGCTTAGACTGCTTCTCAACGTTCTCAACACAGTCATGACAGAAATTTTTTTTTAGGAAGGGCCAATGCTGCTTGGTGCTCCATTTGTGAGCAGCCGCTGCGATCTTGTTGGAGATCCCATGAACGATGATCAAGTGGAGGAAGCGTGCGAGGGCCTCGGCTGTACTTTTGGACAGGCCGTGTCCTTACGGCCAGCAGCTAACTCCTGTAGGAGCCGCACAGCCACAAGCGCCGCGCCGCTGCGTAAATGCGTAACTCGCCATAAGCTCCATGGACTTGGCGGCTGTAGGCGGGGCTTGAGCCCCTCCCGTCCCACCGCTAGATATGTCCCTGACAGTGACACTCTACGTCAGTGCAGCTGAAAAAATCATTTCAATCGCTTCCTTCTCTCTCGAGCAtttcacagtttttttttttttgacctttTGAAATTGGCATGGAGCCTTATATTAAAAAAACCAGAGAGATGCGTGGCGACGATTAGGCACCTCTCGAGCGGTTCCAAGTATTGTTGGCGAACAAGATCTGCATGCTTCTCATCAAAAGCATCAATGGGAAAGAAAGAAACGGCTGGTTGAAGCCCATATCTCAATCCGCCAATCCGTCCTTTTGTTGCACCAGCAGGTTAcgttttttttttattatttaaaATAAAGTTTGAGACACTATTACAATTCGATACCGGATCCCAAAATTTCGCCGAATTATGCAGTTAGTATGACACTGACAGCGAAAGGTCTAACACGGCTACATTTACATAATGTCAGCGGGAAGAGCTGCAAGTCAACAATCGAGGAAGAAATTGCGAACTCATTTTGCTAACTTCCCCTGTTTTACAGGCTACGAACTGCAAGTCTGCAAACcgaaatgaaaaaaaaaggaaagcttTGGGTTTCAGTTTCTCCGTCTCTTCTTAACAGTTAGCACACTAGTACTGTTTCGCCGTCGGATCAACATCACGAAGCGGGGGTTCCTTGTTGCTGCTCCTCGTGGCCTCCTCCGACGAGCTCCATCTGGTCGTCGAGGTACTGGTGCAGCaacaggagccggagccggccTCCGTCGGCGTCCACCACAGCCGCCTCCTCCGGCCCGCGGTCGTCGCCGTCGCAGCAGCCACGCGATGATCTCCTGCCGGCCACCACCAGCTTCCTCCTGACCCTGAGGAAGCGGACGGCGGCCACGGCGCAGCAGAGCAGCGGCAGCCAGAGGACCGCCAGCGCCAGGACCAGCCACAGCGCCACAGCGGCCGCGGCCACCGCCCGCCACGACGACGCCGTCGGCGGCGACCCGGCCCCGGCGCCGCCCATCCGATCCGTCTCCAATCCTTCCTTCCCGGCCGGAAGAAAACCGACGACGACGTACCCGAGGCTTGTTGCTTTGCTTGCACggatgaaatgaaaaaaaaaaaaaaattggaatgGACAACAGCCCTGGGCTTTGCTTCTGAGCAG
Proteins encoded in this region:
- the LOC136502517 gene encoding uncharacterized protein — its product is MGGAGAGSPPTASSWRAVAAAAVALWLVLALAVLWLPLLCCAVAAVRFLRVRRKLVVAGRRSSRGCCDGDDRGPEEAAVVDADGGRLRLLLLHQYLDDQMELVGGGHEEQQQGTPAS